The nucleotide sequence AACTGTGGCAGATTCGAATGAGAGAACTATCAGGAGCAATTGCTGTGTCTGCTCTTGTCCAGGTCTTCATTGGGTACACTGGTCTAGTTGAACGTCTCATAAAGATTATCACACCACTTACAATTGTGCCCACAGTGTCCCTTGTCGGACTTACATTGTTTGAACATGCAGCTGCCACAGCTTCCAAGCATTGGGGAATCGCTGTGGGAACCACAGCTATGCTTACGCTCTTCTCTCAAGTAACTTAACAGATCCTTCATTTCAGTGCACTTCAGAGATTTTAAGTACCTTTGAAATGTCTTTCAGGTAATGGTCAATGTGAATATTCCTGTGGTTAAATACAGAAAAGGACATGGGCTGGAAACTCGACCATTTGCCCTATTCAAACTCTTCCCAGTCCTCTTGACGATAATCATCATGTGGGGACTTTGTGGGCTTCTGACTCTTTTTGATGTGTTCGAACCAGGTAATCAGGCACGCACAGATGTCCGGTTGAAAGTCCTCACAGACGCATCTTGGTTCAGAGTACCCTATCCTGGCCAATTTGGCATTCCCACTGTCACTCTGGCAGGAGTTTTGGGAATGCTGGCTGGAGTGATTGCCTGTACAGTGGAATCTGTCAGCTACTACCCAACAGTTTCCAGGATGTGCGGAGCCAAGAGTGTTCCAGCTCATGCTCTCAATCGCGGGATCGGAATTGAGGGTTTGGGAACAATGTTGGCAGGATTATGGGGTTCAGGGAATGGGACAAATACTTTTGGGGAGAATGTGGGAGCTATTGGAATCACCAAAGTCGGCAGCAGAAGGGTCATTCAATGGGCAGCTGGTATTATGATACTCCAAGGAGTTATCAGTAAATTCGGAGCAGTATTCATTATGATCCCAGATCCCGTTGTCGGGGGTATTTTCTGCGTAATGTTTGGCATGATTTGTGCCTTTGGCCTTGGAGCCCTACAGTACGTGAATCTCCAGTCAGCCAGGAATCTCTACATCATCGGACTCTCTCTGTTCTTCCCATTGGTTCTGTGCCAATGGATCCAGAAACATCCGGGAGTTATAAAAACTGGAAACGATACAGTTGATGCCACTCTGTCTGTCCTCCTGGGCACATCAATTCTTGTCGGAGGCGTTATTGGATGCCTCCTGGATCACGTAATTCCAGGGACAAGGGAAGAACGAGGCCTCGTTGCGTGGGAAAAAGAAATTGACTCCCTAACCGGGGATGCAGATGGGGAAATCGTCACTTCAACTTATGACTTCCCCTATGGAATGAGTCTCCTGAGGAGATGGAAATGGACTTCCAAGATACCCTTCCTACCCACATACAAACCCGCCGCAAAAAAGAACTAGTTACTGTGCTGTGAGGAAATTAATCTCAAGAGAATTCAAgaactattgattttttttcttccgaactttcagaaaaattattattcttaaaTTGAGAgttatatttcaattattaaaatagagaaaatttaaaaaacaatccATTGTAGTTTGAGATTCGAAAAGGCTATAAAAAatgttaggggaaagtactctcccttcgcacgttcatgctttcgaataaggtgaattttcattaagttttcctaagagacttacacatttctattaaatattaatcggcttatcatcaattgttgataattccgtgataatttagtgtaaatctcttacgaaaaacaaaagaaattcacgttattcgaaggtatgaacgttcgaagggagaacactttcccctacacattttgttaaatatatttCCTCTTATCTCCAAATTCATTGAAAACAACTTTTCAGGACATGAGAAGTTCGTGCGATTGCCAGTTAGTGGCGCCACAATCAAATCAGCTTTTCGTATTTTTAATTTACTGGAttattttatgagaaaaaagagTTAACgattgattaatttaatttattttattttccctGCACCAATTATAATTGGAAAGTCGTACAAAGTTTGTGCACAAGGCACGGAAAGTTTAACATcgcaccgattttgataatattttccttcatttttattCCCGATTTGAATTCTTCATGACAAATTCTTTTCGTGGACAGATACactatgtaaataaataatgtttAACTGTTTTCAACTCTTATAGCGCATCTTTTAGGACTCTGAACATCcaagagaaaatatttatgttttggGAAAGACAATGTTTTTGTAAGTATTTAGAATCCAAAAAATACGATGCTAGCGGATGggtaaatgaaataatttgtgTGAACTTCAGGTTTTAAGATAagttataataatattattgtCATGCCAGaaatttttgtgactttttctattctttaaatttaaaataaaatttgatttattctgaaaagtaaatggttttaatataattttgggaaatcaatttaaaatgtagCTTGGAAAAGGTTCTTAATTAAgtgtatttaattaaatacttaatggaaagtatttaacattttttcaacAATGTGCTTAATTAAAGACTTTGACAAAGGCcctaattaagtacttagcgtTAAGACTGAGCCATGCCAATTCAGTTTCGCTAGTCGCCACAAAGCGCTGACgattgtctcattttcatatattttttaagtagttagaTGTTCTagaactccttaaaattaagtacttGATCTAAGAACTTGTACTTAATAAAGTACGTAATGTGTTAGCCGGGTTGTGTAGATAATTAAAAACTAAAGGAtgtctaggatattttttgcatgaGCTTCTTCATTAATTCCTAAGGTTTTTGTTTAACTCGGACCACAATTCATTAATTTAATGTTCATATAATCACTCGGGAATCTATGAGAGGTAGGGCGCCTCAGATGATTTTTaaggtatttaaaatattttttatcatttttattgaacTTATTTGCACCTTTTGACCGATTATTGTGGtccgaaatttgcattatttatgtataaatatcgctcgggtttgccacaatccaaatttgcaatgaaggaatcgcacctctataacctgatctaggcttatcactggttttttagTATAAAATCCAATCCTCCAGGATGTGCCTGACGGTAAGTAAATTTTGGCAACAGTAACATATTGGTGGAAGAGTACATTCTCCATGAGATACTTGTGAGTAATTTTCAAATGCCATATCCCGCCTGTCCTCACTAGTGCTAAAATAACGTTTGTTTCCTTTTACTGAATCCTGCAGATCACTGAATTTAAGATTAATAAGGCAGATTAAtcgcattttatttttattctcccTGGGGAGTGAACCATAATTGCCGCTATGCCCAGGGATTCAAACAATTTTAGTGTGTGGTCGCTCTGTTAGAAAGTCGCGAACTTTATGATAGCCACTATCATGATTAGGATGCATCAGGGATTTTATCAGGGCTTTCGGGGATATATTGTTAATTCCAAAGCAAAGAAAATGCCCTTAGCTTCAATATTGTGTGCATGAAGGTCATTGTGGAACTTAATATTACTCCTCGAACTCCATACgcgaagacgcgttgaagcgtcgaaagctttggcaaagaattttgtgttttcctgtcctgaaaggattacaTCCCCTGatgcatccggagggagttcatctccttgaccttcttatGCTAATTGTCGTCAGAAATCCACCACGAATGGTATTATGTTCCGGCTCATTGAAAAGAGATCTatgaatttctgacaagactgaGCTATCAGTTACGAttggttataaaccggtaataAAACGATTCATAAcccataagtaatttttatgagaaaatcaattatatGTATTACTcgtattactcctaagctattttgatataagctaaaatattttgggcgatcttttgagtgaatcggttgtgaaccggtaaatgatgcgaaagtacttttaaggtatagaatctaagtcacgagttcaaatATTCCGCAAAGCCTAACCacccttttactgctcgaactctacggagagagcagtataatcgcTTGATATTTTCAcccaacccccccccccccccaaatttccaccttccactaCCCGGAAACCACTTTTtttaacaaatcttcacgtttcagacgatttctgagaaatgtcgtcacgctgtttgtccgtctgtccgtccggctgtcatcagctctagaggccaaacggttagagatagagacttgggaatTTCGAGgcaccccccataagtcgacccaaggatcgttaacatgcccctcattttcccccacccctccccttcccctccaaaactatgttttttttggattgctcgaaaacgcgttgtgcgatttttttcatttttggatatgttttagagattatccaggctaATATTTCGTCCATTTACGTAAATACCGTTGAATCCAGGGGccgcatgacatttcctatatttcccatatgtttctagcgcgccgaaaaaacttttgggtttattagctgttttctgtcagtgtacaatgaattagcaaaaaatatgcaaaataaaagtcaacttaatattgaataggtaaccgaaaaccccaaattggcaacctacgtagttttgtagttatctcgtgaaatgtgtacgaaaacagggaaacatttacactaaattcggtcacatt is from Phlebotomus papatasi isolate M1 chromosome 1, Ppap_2.1, whole genome shotgun sequence and encodes:
- the LOC129798025 gene encoding solute carrier family 23 member 2 — its product is MTEENHRNSIPMTVTIGTGEESPGNPVEDSEKKGVDITYGIDDAPPWYLCIFLAVQHYMTMIGAIVSIPFILTPALCMEDENPARGVIISTMIFVTGLVTWLQATWGCRLPIVQGGTISFLVPTLAILHLPQWKCPDPDVLGAMPEDEKEELWQIRMRELSGAIAVSALVQVFIGYTGLVERLIKIITPLTIVPTVSLVGLTLFEHAAATASKHWGIAVGTTAMLTLFSQVMVNVNIPVVKYRKGHGLETRPFALFKLFPVLLTIIIMWGLCGLLTLFDVFEPGNQARTDVRLKVLTDASWFRVPYPGQFGIPTVTLAGVLGMLAGVIACTVESVSYYPTVSRMCGAKSVPAHALNRGIGIEGLGTMLAGLWGSGNGTNTFGENVGAIGITKVGSRRVIQWAAGIMILQGVISKFGAVFIMIPDPVVGGIFCVMFGMICAFGLGALQYVNLQSARNLYIIGLSLFFPLVLCQWIQKHPGVIKTGNDTVDATLSVLLGTSILVGGVIGCLLDHVIPGTREERGLVAWEKEIDSLTGDADGEIVTSTYDFPYGMSLLRRWKWTSKIPFLPTYKPAAKKN